The proteins below are encoded in one region of Geobacter sp.:
- a CDS encoding alcohol dehydrogenase catalytic domain-containing protein produces MYQAKAYSVANATAPFTSDLIQRRETTERDVQIEILFCGICHSDLHTARDEWRSVMPTTYPCVPGHEIVGRVTTVGSAVTNFKAGDLVGVGCMVDSDHVCPTCQDHQEQFCHNATFTYNSPDRHGTAPVTYGGYSESIVVDERFVLRVPGNLDLAGVAPLLCAGITTYSPIRRWGDITGKKVGVVGLGGLGHMGVKFARALGAHVVVFTTSPGKREDALRLGAHDVIISTNQEEMKQHAGTFNFILDTISTDHDINAYINMLGLEGNITLLGGVESPLQLSAFALLFGRKSISGSLIGGIKETQEMLDFCGQHNITSDVEIIPIQQINAAYERLVKSDVKYRFSIDMASLKAE; encoded by the coding sequence ATGTACCAAGCAAAAGCCTATTCCGTTGCCAACGCCACAGCACCGTTCACATCAGACTTAATCCAGCGCCGTGAAACGACCGAGCGCGACGTCCAGATTGAAATTCTCTTCTGCGGCATCTGTCACTCCGACCTGCACACCGCCCGTGACGAATGGCGCAGCGTCATGCCCACAACCTATCCGTGCGTCCCCGGCCATGAGATCGTCGGCCGGGTTACCACGGTCGGCTCGGCCGTAACCAACTTCAAAGCGGGGGATCTTGTCGGCGTCGGCTGCATGGTCGATTCCGATCATGTCTGCCCCACCTGCCAGGATCATCAGGAGCAGTTCTGCCACAACGCTACCTTTACCTACAACTCCCCGGACAGGCACGGGACAGCGCCGGTCACCTATGGCGGCTATTCCGAGAGCATCGTCGTCGATGAGCGTTTCGTGCTGCGCGTACCGGGGAATCTCGACCTGGCCGGGGTTGCGCCGCTGCTCTGTGCCGGGATCACCACCTACTCACCGATCCGCCGCTGGGGCGACATCACCGGAAAGAAAGTCGGGGTGGTCGGTCTCGGCGGTCTCGGTCATATGGGGGTCAAATTCGCCCGTGCCCTCGGTGCCCATGTGGTGGTTTTCACCACCTCGCCGGGCAAGAGAGAAGATGCCCTGCGCCTGGGCGCCCATGACGTCATCATCTCCACCAATCAGGAAGAGATGAAACAGCATGCCGGTACCTTCAACTTCATCCTCGACACCATTTCCACGGATCACGACATCAACGCCTACATCAACATGCTCGGACTGGAAGGCAACATCACGCTGCTTGGCGGCGTGGAGTCACCGCTCCAACTCTCGGCATTCGCGCTCCTGTTCGGCCGCAAAAGCATATCCGGCTCCCTGATCGGCGGCATCAAGGAAACCCAGGAGATGCTCGACTTCTGCGGCCAGCACAACATTACCTCGGACGTCGAAATCATCCCGATCCAGCAGATCAACGCGGCCTACGAGCGACTGGTCAAGTCGGATGTGAAGTACCGCTTCTCCATCGACATGGCGTCGCTCAAGGCCGAGTAA